A portion of the Flavobacterium limnophilum genome contains these proteins:
- a CDS encoding SDR family oxidoreductase, with protein MNEAFSIEGKTAIITGAGGVLGGSIAKSFLQAGAKVVAIDIHEENLNKRVAELSVFGSDIIGVVGNVLDMESLENVAKEVLAKWGRIDILLNIAGGNLPGATLMPDQEFFDMKISDWDKVTNLNLNGTVFPSMVFGRVMSKQKSGSIINMSSMAAYSAITRVPGYSVAKTGISNFTQWLATEMALKYGDGIRVNALAPGFFIGDQNRAVLINPDGSLTDRSKKVLAKTPMGRFGDIAELNGTVQFLCSDAASFITGVVLPVDGGFSAFSGV; from the coding sequence ATGAATGAAGCATTTAGTATTGAAGGAAAAACAGCCATAATAACCGGAGCTGGTGGAGTTTTGGGCGGAAGTATAGCTAAAAGTTTTTTACAAGCTGGAGCCAAAGTGGTAGCCATCGATATTCACGAAGAAAACCTTAACAAAAGAGTCGCCGAACTTTCTGTTTTCGGAAGTGATATTATTGGAGTTGTGGGCAATGTCCTTGATATGGAAAGTCTGGAAAATGTAGCCAAAGAAGTATTGGCAAAATGGGGTCGAATTGACATTTTGTTGAATATTGCAGGCGGAAATCTTCCGGGAGCAACACTTATGCCGGATCAAGAATTTTTCGACATGAAAATTAGCGATTGGGACAAAGTGACCAACTTGAACTTGAACGGAACCGTATTCCCTAGTATGGTTTTTGGACGCGTAATGTCGAAACAAAAAAGTGGAAGCATCATCAATATGTCATCTATGGCGGCTTATTCAGCGATAACTCGCGTTCCGGGTTATTCGGTTGCCAAAACGGGAATCAGCAATTTCACCCAATGGTTGGCTACTGAAATGGCATTGAAATATGGCGACGGAATTCGTGTAAATGCATTGGCACCGGGATTTTTTATTGGCGACCAAAACCGTGCGGTTCTTATCAATCCTGACGGCTCACTTACCGACAGAAGCAAAAAAGTATTGGCCAAAACTCCAATGGGACGTTTCGGAGACATTGCGGAATTGAATGGAACTGTTCAGTTTTTGTGTAGTGATGCAGCAAGTTTTATCACCGGAGTTGTCTTGCCAGTTGATGGTGGTTTTAGTGCATTTAGCGGAGTATAG
- a CDS encoding helix-turn-helix domain-containing protein, with product MQLHDKIKRIRKDKKLSQEDLAHELGLDQSQYSRREKGEIPFVPNEILKISKVLKTSVAFLFGEETTNKNVSIDEKLIQQYELRIKEKEEMITLLKSKIKL from the coding sequence ATGCAGCTACACGATAAAATAAAAAGGATTCGAAAGGACAAGAAACTCTCTCAAGAGGATCTTGCACACGAGTTAGGTTTAGACCAATCGCAATATAGCAGGAGGGAAAAAGGAGAAATACCGTTTGTGCCTAATGAAATCCTTAAGATTTCAAAAGTGTTAAAAACCAGTGTGGCGTTCTTGTTTGGAGAAGAAACTACAAATAAAAATGTTTCTATTGACGAAAAACTAATACAGCAATACGAATTGCGTATCAAAGAAAAAGAAGAAATGATTACTTTACTGAAAAGTAAAATTAAATTATAA
- a CDS encoding alpha/beta hydrolase family protein, producing MEYILGIALFFFVAKHFLIHKMRVWILITKTGCFLFLSLLSLSSWAASGKWTSITTETEINYTITEATTPLLDYSGKHVTVVYLENLAFKKLGQNSIAADVAWLLSQGYRVIELNYDKNSKTISPNINEDIIAINDAIAAGLFCGLSDCSMNQSYVLFEGYRIARNVPYFKDNPSVYNTPAEYTTGDMLHMDIIYPANTKKKVPLILSFSYSNSHATYDSKKGILTDANKDQRLYLPYSLAGFNDSVLEGAPANGMAWAIADHPKYCPWGKGKPVNGANDAYKSYEANPDTAQKVKSAIRTLRAMGSQLGLSGKIGLFGFSRGSTAGSMAIGDKVVPEIENAGFNLGFPDDVQAAALGPGVFDYTQIYNTLNDGDSNLEMLCPKVWGPLENNHDLWQTMGSSYLVATSATAPVLFFYNTDDDLYYQDQIKHLKTKLDSLQVPTDTLINYGTGHSIPQTSASLTKLYTFFKQYLNPPKVDKRKN from the coding sequence ATGGAATATATTCTAGGCATTGCCTTATTTTTCTTCGTCGCAAAACATTTTCTTATCCATAAAATGAGGGTTTGGATTCTAATTACAAAAACGGGTTGTTTCCTTTTTTTGTCTTTACTTTCCCTTTCTTCATGGGCTGCTTCGGGCAAATGGACGAGCATAACCACGGAAACCGAAATTAATTACACCATAACCGAGGCCACTACCCCGCTTTTGGATTATTCCGGCAAACATGTTACAGTCGTATATTTAGAGAATTTAGCGTTTAAAAAATTAGGACAAAACTCAATTGCCGCCGATGTTGCTTGGTTGCTTTCGCAAGGCTATAGAGTGATTGAACTTAATTATGACAAGAATTCCAAAACCATTTCCCCAAACATCAACGAAGACATTATTGCCATTAATGATGCCATTGCCGCTGGATTATTCTGTGGATTAAGTGATTGTTCCATGAACCAATCGTATGTGTTGTTTGAAGGGTATCGTATTGCTCGCAATGTACCTTATTTTAAAGACAACCCCAGTGTTTACAACACTCCTGCCGAATACACCACAGGAGATATGCTCCACATGGACATCATTTATCCAGCCAATACAAAGAAAAAAGTTCCCTTAATTTTATCCTTTTCTTATAGTAACAGCCATGCTACTTACGACAGCAAAAAAGGAATACTTACCGATGCCAACAAAGACCAACGCTTGTATTTGCCTTACAGTTTAGCAGGTTTCAATGATTCGGTTTTAGAAGGTGCTCCCGCCAACGGAATGGCATGGGCAATTGCCGACCATCCCAAATATTGCCCTTGGGGAAAAGGCAAACCAGTAAACGGTGCCAACGACGCCTATAAATCCTACGAAGCAAATCCCGATACTGCCCAGAAAGTAAAATCGGCCATTCGTACACTACGTGCCATGGGATCCCAATTGGGACTTTCAGGTAAAATAGGGCTCTTCGGATTTTCACGTGGTTCCACTGCGGGTTCGATGGCTATTGGCGACAAAGTCGTTCCCGAAATAGAAAATGCAGGTTTCAATCTCGGCTTTCCAGACGATGTACAAGCGGCTGCTTTGGGACCCGGCGTTTTTGATTATACCCAAATCTATAATACTTTAAATGACGGCGATTCGAATCTAGAAATGCTTTGTCCAAAGGTTTGGGGTCCATTGGAAAACAATCATGATTTGTGGCAAACTATGGGTTCGTCCTATTTGGTGGCCACTTCGGCAACTGCACCGGTACTCTTTTTTTACAACACCGATGATGATTTGTACTACCAAGACCAGATTAAGCATCTTAAAACCAAACTCGATTCATTGCAAGTCCCAACTGACACGCTTATCAATTATGGAACAGGCCATTCGATTCCACAAACCAGTGCTTCGCTTACCAAACTTTATACTTTTTTCAAACAGTATTTGAATCCGCCAAAAGTGGATAAACGAAAAAATTAA
- the acs gene encoding acetate--CoA ligase gives MSYYKIENLEQYFKHYNKSVREPRKFWSKIASENFTWYQESEKIVEFDMAEAKIQWFVDAKVNIVKNCLDRHIAKRGEKTAIIFEPNNPSEAAQHITYNDLYTRVSKMANVLREQGIEKGDRVCIYLPMIPELAVSVLACARIGAIHSVIFAGFSASAVAARITDCECKMVITSDGGFRGEKTIDLKGIIDDALTSCPSVEKVLVVKRTNSEITMKEGRDQWLQPLIDEASDNNVAEIMDAEDPLFILYTSGSTGKPKGMVHTTAGYMVYTAYSFKNVFAYEENDIFWCTADIGWITGHSYILYGPLLNGATTVMYEGVPTYPDFSRFWEIIEKHKITQFYTAPTAIRALAKENLSYVQKYPLKSLKVIGSVGEPINEEAWHWYNDHVGGKRCPLVDTWWQTETGGILISALAFITPTKPTYASLPLPGIQAVLMDEKRNEIEDNQVTGSLCIKFPWPGIARTIWGDHQRYKDTYFSTFPGKYFTGDGALRDEVGYYRITGRVDDVIIVSGHNLGTAPIEDAINEHPAVAESAIVGFPHEVKGNALYGFVILKESGEYRDRENLFKEINQHVADHIGPIAKLDKIQFVSGLPKTRSGKIMRRILRKIAEGDFSNFGDTTTLLNPEIVDEIKDGKI, from the coding sequence ATGAGTTACTATAAAATAGAAAATCTAGAACAGTACTTCAAACACTACAATAAATCCGTTCGTGAACCAAGAAAATTTTGGAGTAAAATTGCTTCCGAAAACTTTACTTGGTACCAAGAATCTGAAAAAATAGTGGAGTTCGATATGGCCGAAGCCAAAATACAATGGTTTGTAGATGCCAAGGTAAATATCGTAAAGAATTGTCTTGACAGACATATTGCCAAAAGAGGCGAAAAAACAGCCATCATTTTTGAACCCAACAATCCAAGCGAAGCTGCACAACATATTACGTATAACGATTTGTATACGAGAGTTTCAAAAATGGCCAATGTGCTTCGCGAACAAGGTATCGAGAAAGGCGATAGAGTTTGTATTTATTTGCCAATGATTCCAGAACTGGCAGTTTCCGTATTGGCTTGTGCCAGAATTGGAGCCATCCACTCTGTTATATTTGCAGGATTTTCTGCTTCGGCAGTGGCAGCAAGAATTACCGACTGCGAATGCAAAATGGTCATCACTTCGGATGGTGGATTTAGAGGAGAAAAAACTATTGATTTAAAAGGAATTATCGACGACGCCTTGACAAGCTGTCCTTCTGTCGAAAAAGTTTTGGTTGTTAAAAGAACCAACTCCGAAATTACGATGAAAGAAGGTCGTGACCAATGGCTGCAACCACTCATTGACGAAGCTTCGGACAATAATGTGGCCGAAATCATGGACGCCGAAGATCCTTTGTTCATACTTTACACTTCTGGTTCGACAGGAAAACCAAAAGGAATGGTACACACAACGGCTGGATATATGGTTTATACGGCTTATTCATTCAAGAATGTTTTCGCATATGAAGAGAATGATATTTTCTGGTGTACTGCCGATATTGGCTGGATTACCGGACATTCCTATATCTTATATGGCCCTTTATTGAATGGAGCCACGACAGTAATGTACGAAGGCGTACCTACTTATCCTGACTTCAGTCGTTTTTGGGAAATCATCGAGAAACACAAAATAACCCAATTTTATACTGCACCAACAGCCATTCGAGCCTTGGCAAAAGAAAACTTGTCTTACGTACAGAAATATCCTTTAAAATCATTGAAAGTTATTGGATCTGTAGGAGAACCAATCAACGAGGAAGCTTGGCACTGGTACAATGACCACGTGGGCGGAAAACGTTGTCCATTGGTTGATACATGGTGGCAAACGGAAACTGGTGGAATCTTGATTTCGGCTCTTGCCTTTATAACTCCAACAAAACCAACATACGCTTCTTTGCCTTTACCGGGAATTCAAGCCGTTTTGATGGATGAAAAACGCAACGAAATTGAAGACAACCAAGTTACGGGAAGTCTTTGCATCAAATTTCCTTGGCCGGGAATTGCAAGAACCATTTGGGGAGATCACCAACGTTATAAAGACACTTATTTCAGCACTTTCCCTGGGAAATATTTCACTGGAGACGGGGCTTTGCGTGACGAAGTTGGTTATTACAGAATCACGGGTCGCGTAGATGACGTTATCATCGTTTCGGGTCACAATCTTGGAACAGCACCTATTGAGGATGCGATAAATGAACATCCAGCAGTTGCAGAAAGTGCTATTGTAGGATTCCCACATGAAGTAAAAGGAAATGCCTTGTACGGTTTTGTAATCTTGAAGGAATCTGGAGAATACAGAGATAGAGAAAACCTTTTCAAAGAAATCAATCAACACGTTGCAGATCATATTGGCCCAATCGCCAAATTGGACAAAATCCAGTTTGTTTCCGGTTTGCCAAAAACCCGTTCCGGCAAAATTATGCGTAGAATTCTTCGCAAAATAGCCGAAGGTGATTTCTCCAACTTTGGAGACACCACCACTTTGTTGAATCCAGAAATTGTGGACGAGATAAAAGACGGAAAAATTTAA
- a CDS encoding aldose epimerase family protein, which translates to MNVLKRCIYGFSLLSLAFLTVQCKDTKKDEKQENTTQKMDSVSIEKKEYGTTPAGQKVDVYTLKNQKGMEVNIMTYGGIITSLKVPNKAGVSEEVVIGFNNLEQYTKDNPYFGALIGRYGNRIAKGKFTLDGKEYKLATNNGANALHGGPEGFHRVVWTAEEAKGGANATLKLKYVSKDMEEGYPGNLTVFVTYTLNSDNSLDVLYEATTDKKTIVNLTQHSYFNLSGDFTKTILNDEIVIDADKLVPVDADLIPTGKLTDVTNTPFDFRKPKVVGKEIEAKDDQLKKGLGYDHCWVLNNQDKGYRFAASAFDPTSGRLLEVYTDQPGIQLYTGNFLDGTLPMRNGGTYAHRTGLCLETQHYPDSPNQKDFPTTVLSPGENYKTKTSFKFSVK; encoded by the coding sequence ATGAATGTATTAAAACGTTGCATTTATGGATTTTCCTTACTAAGTTTAGCCTTTCTTACAGTACAATGTAAGGATACTAAAAAAGACGAAAAACAAGAAAATACAACTCAAAAAATGGATAGCGTGTCTATAGAAAAAAAAGAATACGGAACAACTCCTGCGGGTCAAAAAGTAGATGTTTATACATTGAAAAACCAAAAAGGGATGGAAGTCAACATCATGACTTATGGTGGAATCATTACCTCTTTGAAAGTACCTAACAAAGCAGGTGTTTCGGAAGAAGTGGTAATTGGTTTTAATAATTTAGAACAATATACCAAAGACAATCCTTATTTCGGAGCCCTTATCGGAAGATACGGAAACCGTATTGCAAAAGGTAAATTTACTTTAGACGGAAAAGAATACAAATTGGCTACCAACAATGGCGCAAACGCTTTGCACGGAGGACCGGAAGGTTTTCACAGAGTGGTTTGGACTGCCGAAGAAGCCAAAGGTGGTGCCAATGCAACATTGAAATTAAAATACGTGAGCAAAGATATGGAGGAAGGTTATCCAGGAAACTTGACCGTTTTTGTGACTTACACTTTGAATAGCGACAATTCATTGGACGTTTTATACGAAGCCACAACCGACAAGAAAACGATTGTAAACTTGACACAACATTCTTATTTCAACTTGTCAGGAGATTTTACAAAAACTATTTTGAATGACGAAATCGTGATTGATGCCGACAAATTGGTTCCCGTGGATGCCGATTTGATTCCAACCGGAAAATTAACGGATGTAACCAATACGCCTTTCGATTTCAGAAAACCTAAAGTAGTTGGCAAAGAAATTGAAGCCAAAGACGACCAATTGAAAAAAGGACTGGGTTACGACCACTGCTGGGTATTGAATAATCAAGACAAAGGCTACCGATTTGCAGCCTCGGCTTTTGATCCAACAAGCGGAAGATTATTGGAAGTTTACACAGATCAACCGGGAATCCAACTTTATACAGGAAACTTCTTGGATGGAACTTTGCCAATGAGAAATGGCGGAACGTACGCTCACAGAACTGGTTTGTGTCTAGAAACGCAACACTATCCAGATTCTCCAAACCAAAAAGATTTCCCTACGACTGTATTGAGTCCGGGAGAAAACTACAAAACAAAAACTTCTTTCAAATTTTCTGTAAAATAA
- the uxuA gene encoding mannonate dehydratase codes for MLREIGVEGIVSALHDIPNGEIWTEEAILDLKNYIEAAGLRWSVIESLPVSEGIKNNAPNRDQLIDNYIVSLENLGKCGLKTICYNFMPVIDWIRTDLEYKLEDGTSTLFFDKIKFAYFDILILNRKDADKEYTAEELAKVYELDKTITEAEKEQLIDTIIVKTQGFINGNIKAGDQNPVAIFNRLLAVYDNIDKNELRENLRYFLNRIMPVCEQYGINICIHPDDPPFQMLGLPRIVTNEEDIQWILDAVDNPHNGLTFCAGSLSTGLQNNVPDLARKFASRTHFVHLRSTETLEGGNFIEASHLEGRGHLIELVKIFDTENPKLPMRVDHGRMMLGDEDKGYNPGYSFHGRMFALAQIDGVMATFQHLKK; via the coding sequence ATGCTACGAGAAATTGGCGTGGAAGGCATAGTTTCGGCTTTGCACGATATTCCAAATGGCGAAATATGGACTGAGGAAGCCATTCTGGATTTGAAAAATTATATCGAAGCCGCCGGATTGCGTTGGTCGGTTATTGAAAGTCTTCCAGTGAGCGAAGGCATAAAAAACAATGCTCCAAACCGAGACCAACTGATCGACAATTATATCGTTAGTCTTGAAAATCTTGGAAAATGTGGATTGAAAACAATTTGTTATAATTTCATGCCGGTTATCGATTGGATTCGAACTGACCTAGAATACAAACTGGAAGACGGTACTTCTACCCTATTTTTCGACAAAATAAAATTTGCTTATTTTGACATCTTGATCCTTAACCGAAAAGATGCCGACAAGGAATACACTGCCGAAGAATTAGCCAAAGTTTACGAACTGGACAAAACCATTACCGAAGCCGAAAAAGAGCAATTGATAGACACCATCATTGTAAAAACGCAAGGCTTCATCAATGGAAACATAAAAGCGGGAGATCAAAATCCCGTGGCCATTTTCAACAGGCTGCTTGCCGTTTACGACAACATCGATAAAAATGAATTACGTGAAAACTTGCGTTATTTCTTGAACCGCATTATGCCGGTTTGCGAGCAATACGGTATTAATATATGTATTCATCCTGATGATCCACCGTTTCAAATGTTGGGTTTACCAAGAATTGTCACGAACGAGGAAGACATTCAATGGATTTTGGACGCCGTTGACAATCCCCATAATGGCTTGACATTTTGCGCTGGTTCTTTGAGTACGGGTCTGCAGAATAATGTTCCCGATTTGGCAAGAAAATTTGCTTCCCGCACCCATTTTGTGCATTTAAGAAGTACCGAAACCTTGGAAGGCGGCAATTTTATTGAAGCTTCCCACCTTGAAGGACGTGGCCATTTAATAGAATTGGTCAAAATATTTGATACTGAAAATCCAAAATTACCTATGCGTGTCGATCACGGTCGAATGATGTTGGGCGACGAAGACAAAGGATACAATCCTGGCTATTCGTTTCACGGTCGAATGTTTGCTTTGGCACAAATTGACGGTGTGATGGCAACTTTCCAGCATCTGAAAAAATAA
- a CDS encoding acetate uptake transporter, which produces MEQIIKDTTANPAPLGLFGFGMTTILLNIHNAGFFELNAMIMGMGIFFGGLQQVIAGIMEWKKGNGFAMAAFTSYGFFWISLVALWLLPLAGVTKPDGASMGFYLGLWGLFTLAFFIGTLNGNTIGKLIFGSLVVLFALLSVASFTGNENIHTIAGYEGILCGLFAFYEAAAIIINEKSGKQVLPL; this is translated from the coding sequence ATGGAACAAATTATCAAAGACACCACTGCCAACCCGGCACCATTAGGCCTTTTCGGCTTCGGAATGACAACAATTTTATTAAACATCCACAATGCGGGATTTTTTGAACTCAATGCAATGATCATGGGGATGGGAATCTTTTTTGGTGGGCTGCAACAAGTTATTGCGGGAATTATGGAATGGAAAAAAGGAAATGGTTTTGCCATGGCTGCATTTACTTCTTACGGTTTCTTTTGGATATCGCTGGTTGCATTGTGGCTGCTTCCTTTAGCAGGAGTAACAAAACCAGATGGTGCTTCAATGGGTTTCTACTTGGGATTGTGGGGATTGTTCACTTTAGCTTTTTTCATTGGAACATTGAACGGAAACACCATTGGAAAGCTGATTTTTGGATCATTGGTAGTTCTTTTTGCCCTGTTGTCCGTAGCTAGTTTTACTGGAAACGAAAACATTCATACCATTGCTGGTTACGAAGGGATCCTATGTGGTTTGTTTGCTTTTTATGAAGCAGCAGCAATAATAATCAATGAAAAATCAGGAAAACAAGTATTGCCGTTATAA
- a CDS encoding AraC family transcriptional regulator: MRTIMNERLPISKSSPLKARFFDYEHFSYPLHFHSEYEIIYIKEGTGTRFLGNSITKFQAGDILLIGSNLPHFMKSDEAYHLGNADLRVKGTIIQFEKEFMYYAINHYSHFIKIKHLFQESQRGIYFAAANFPKLQDLIEKIPLENGLNQMMLFLEILKEMSETENRQTISTTDFVNETIYDTARIDKVISYLNKNYTRNVSLEEIASFAAMNASAFCRYFKSKTDKSFKNYMLDMRIGYACKLLLMEDISISQLSSQCGFETISHFNKTFKKNTGYVPSQYRKMMLSS; encoded by the coding sequence ATGAGAACGATTATGAACGAACGACTTCCTATTTCGAAGTCTTCTCCACTGAAAGCAAGGTTTTTTGACTATGAGCATTTCTCCTATCCCTTGCATTTTCATTCGGAATATGAGATTATTTATATCAAGGAAGGGACGGGAACCCGGTTTTTGGGAAACAGCATCACCAAATTTCAAGCGGGTGACATATTGCTCATTGGTTCTAATTTGCCCCATTTTATGAAAAGCGATGAGGCTTATCATTTGGGCAATGCCGATTTAAGGGTAAAAGGCACCATAATCCAGTTTGAAAAAGAATTCATGTATTATGCCATCAATCATTATTCGCATTTTATCAAAATAAAGCATCTGTTTCAGGAATCGCAAAGGGGAATTTATTTTGCCGCAGCCAACTTTCCAAAATTGCAGGATTTAATTGAAAAAATCCCATTGGAAAACGGTTTGAATCAAATGATGCTGTTTTTGGAAATTCTCAAGGAAATGTCGGAAACAGAGAATAGACAAACTATTTCTACCACTGATTTTGTCAACGAAACCATATATGACACGGCAAGAATCGACAAAGTAATTTCCTATTTGAATAAAAACTATACACGTAATGTCAGTCTTGAAGAAATTGCTTCTTTTGCCGCGATGAATGCCTCTGCTTTTTGCCGTTATTTTAAAAGTAAAACCGACAAATCCTTTAAAAACTATATGTTGGATATGCGGATTGGCTATGCCTGCAAATTATTGCTGATGGAAGACATCAGTATTTCACAGTTAAGCAGCCAATGTGGTTTTGAGACCATTTCCCATTTTAATAAAACGTTTAAAAAGAATACGGGCTATGTTCCTTCCCAATACAGAAAGATGATGTTAAGCAGTTAA
- the araA gene encoding L-arabinose isomerase, whose translation MIDISKKEIWFVVGSQNLYGEETLKQVALHSQEIAKGIDACSNVPVKVIYKSVAKSPSEITDICLEANTNKNCIGIIAWMHTFSPAKMWINGLSILKKPLCHLHTQYNAEIPWSSIDMDFMNLNQSAHGDREFGYIMSRMRKKRKVVVGHWEDKRVQTKLGNWSRVALGWDEMQNLKVARFGDNMREVAVTDGDKVEAQIRFGMAVNGYDSSDIVNKMKLVTDAQVDALVAVYEESYNLAPKLQKGGEQRQSLLDAAKIELGLRAFLEEGGFGAFTDTFENLGELKQLPGIATQRLMADGYGFGGEGDWKTAAMVRVMKVMNIGLEGGTSFMEDYTYHFTPEKSYVLGSHMLEICPSITDGKPSCEIHPLGIGGKEDPVRLVFNSPAGDAINVSLVDMGTRFRLIVNEVTAVKPMADLPKLPVARVLWDCKPNLDIAATAWILAGGAHHTVYSQAVTTEFMEDFADIAGIELVVIDNDTKIRNFKDTLNANEAYYHLFQHGL comes from the coding sequence ATGATAGATATATCTAAAAAAGAAATTTGGTTCGTAGTAGGAAGCCAAAACCTATATGGTGAAGAAACTTTAAAACAAGTTGCCCTACATTCTCAAGAAATTGCAAAAGGAATTGATGCTTGTTCTAATGTTCCCGTGAAAGTGATTTACAAATCGGTGGCAAAATCACCAAGTGAAATTACTGATATTTGTTTGGAAGCCAACACCAACAAAAACTGTATTGGAATCATCGCTTGGATGCACACTTTTTCTCCAGCCAAAATGTGGATTAACGGTTTAAGTATTCTTAAAAAACCATTGTGTCATTTACACACCCAATACAATGCTGAAATTCCTTGGAGCAGCATCGACATGGATTTCATGAACTTGAACCAATCGGCACATGGAGACAGAGAGTTTGGTTACATTATGTCTAGAATGCGTAAAAAACGTAAAGTTGTTGTTGGACACTGGGAAGACAAAAGAGTACAAACTAAATTAGGAAACTGGTCTAGAGTAGCTTTAGGTTGGGACGAAATGCAAAACCTGAAAGTAGCGCGTTTTGGAGACAATATGCGTGAAGTTGCCGTTACAGATGGTGACAAAGTGGAAGCTCAAATCCGTTTTGGAATGGCTGTAAACGGGTACGACTCTTCTGATATCGTTAATAAAATGAAACTGGTTACTGACGCACAAGTGGACGCTTTGGTTGCCGTTTATGAAGAATCTTATAATTTGGCTCCTAAATTGCAAAAAGGTGGAGAGCAAAGACAATCATTATTGGATGCTGCCAAAATCGAATTAGGTTTGAGAGCTTTCCTTGAAGAAGGTGGTTTTGGTGCTTTTACCGATACTTTTGAAAACTTGGGAGAATTAAAACAATTGCCAGGTATTGCAACCCAACGTTTGATGGCTGATGGTTACGGTTTTGGTGGAGAAGGCGACTGGAAAACAGCTGCCATGGTTCGTGTCATGAAAGTAATGAACATCGGTCTTGAAGGAGGAACTTCTTTCATGGAAGATTACACTTACCACTTTACACCTGAGAAATCATACGTTTTAGGTTCTCACATGTTGGAAATTTGTCCTTCTATCACTGATGGAAAACCTTCTTGCGAAATTCACCCATTGGGAATTGGAGGAAAAGAAGATCCAGTTCGTTTGGTATTCAATTCGCCAGCCGGAGACGCCATCAACGTGTCATTGGTAGATATGGGAACTCGTTTCCGTTTAATCGTTAACGAAGTTACAGCGGTTAAACCAATGGCTGATTTGCCAAAATTACCAGTAGCACGTGTACTTTGGGATTGTAAACCAAACCTTGATATTGCAGCCACTGCTTGGATTCTTGCTGGTGGAGCACACCACACGGTTTACAGCCAAGCGGTAACTACCGAGTTTATGGAAGATTTTGCCGATATTGCAGGAATAGAATTAGTGGTTATTGACAACGATACTAAAATCCGTAATTTCAAAGACACCTTGAATGCGAATGAAGCTTACTATCACCTGTTTCAACACGGGCTGTAA